The Candidatus Binataceae bacterium nucleotide sequence CTAGCGATCCGCGGGCGCGCCGGCGCTTGCTGATCGGAATAGGAATCGCACTCGGACTCTGCCTCGGCTCGAAACTATATATTCCCGCGATCACGTTCCTGCTCGTGACCGGATTTCTGATCTACGTAGTATGGCGCGACTACGCGGCGCCGGCGCGCGAGTCTATCGAGGATTCGACCATCCGCCGAACGGCGCGCGACAGCCGTCTCGCCGGCACGCTCGCGATCGTGGGCGGTGTCGCGACGATCGCATATCTCGCCACTTTCACGCTTCACTTCACGGAAGGTTACTGGTCAGGGATCGAGGATCTCTTTCACTATTACGGCCAGGTGATTTGGTACGAGAACAGCGTCTCGACCGCTACCCATCCGTACTCGTCGCCGTGGTGGAGCTGGCCGCTGATGTTGCGGCCTATCGCCTACTGGCAAAATTTCCCGGCCTCGGGACCTGTAGTTGCGACGATTTGGGGCGGCGGCAACCCGCTTATCTGGTGGGGCGCGCTGACCGGGATCACGATCACCGCGGTGCATGCGATCGAGCGGCCGTCGCTGGCGCGCTGGTTCCTCGTGATTGGCTACCTGTCGTATATCGTCATCTGGATCCCGATCGGACGCACGCTTTTTCTCTATCACTACATGGCGTCGGTTTACCTGGGATACGTGGCGCTCGCGCTCGTGCTGGCCGGATGTTGGGAGGGACGCGGCGATCCGTTTGAGCACTCGGCGCTGATGCTCACAATGTTCGCCGCGCTGCTGCTCGGATTGGGGTACATCGCCGGGATGCTCAGCGCATTGGCGATAGTTGGAATCTATGTCTATTTGCTGATCTATACTGACTATGCGGGCAAATACGTAGCCGCACTCTTCGTCGCCGGAGCGGTAGTGCTATTCATTTACTTTTATCCCGTATGGACAGGGATGCCGATAGAGCGCAGTGGCTATTATACGCGGATGTGGCTGCAGCAGAGCGGCTTAAGGAACTGGATCTGATCGATGACCGCTACGCTCCGCGTTACCAGAGTAATATTGGCCGCCTTGCTGCTAGTTTTTTCCGCAGGCGCGGCGCGAGCCGACGGCACTGCGCCGCTCGGCAAAAATCTGCTCGTCAACGGCGACTTCTCCAAGGGCTCAGTCGATCAACCCGACGAATGGCGCACCGAAGCGTGGTTGAACAGCCCCGAGACCTTCGCTCATCACTGGGTCCATGCGGCTGGCGGCGGTCCGAATCAACTGGAAGTTGACAATCTCAAAGCGAACGATGCGCGCTGGGAGCAGGCGGTCTCGCTGCCCGGAGGATTCTACTATCTTAGCGCCGAGGTTCGCACTGAGAATGTCGGCGCCAACGCCGACGGCGCATCGATTTCGATCATGAACGACGGCATGATGTCGCCGCTCGTTCACGGCACCAGCGATTGGCAGTCCGTCGGATTCTATTTTCGGGTCGGCCCGCATGGGGCCGATATCGACGTGGCGCTCAGGGTCGGCGGCTACGGCAGCCTCAATTCCGGGCGCGCATTCTTTCGCGATGCGAAGCTGGTGCGCGTCGATCAGCTTCCGCCCGCGGCCACGCCTTTTTACGATTGGGACGCGATTCAAAAAGCGGAGCAGCCCAAGCCCGTCGGCAAGCCGTGGACGCTGGCAGTGGTGCTAATGGCTCTCGCCGCTATCATCTTCGTCGGTTGGCGATTGCACGGTGCCGATCCCGTTCCTGTTCCCAGGTCCCGTGAAACGCGCCGCGCGAAGGGCGCGGCCGATCGCTCATGAGCGCGCACGGCGAGCGTCAGCGCCGTATCGAGAGCGCGATCTTCCTGGTTCCGTTTATCAGCTATGCCTACTTCTACCAGGGCGCTGACCAGAGCGTCGCCTGCCGGTTCGATCTCGCGCGCGCGATGCTCGAGCAGCATCGCCTGTTCATCGACGGCTACTGCGGCTACAACACCGCCGACATCATAAGTTTCGCGGGACATTACTACTCCGTCAAAGCGCCCGGCGCAGCATTTACCGCGCTCATCCCGTGGGCGCTCTTCTCGAATATACTGTTGCCTTTGTTCTGGAAGAACGAGCCTATTTACTGGGCATTTACTACATACCTGACGACCCTGTTCACGAGCGGACTGGCTACCGCCGCCGTCGGCGTCGTGATCTATCGCTTCGCGCGCTTCCTCGGCGCGACGGAAGGCCGCGGCGCCGGAGTCGCGATTCTGTTCGGGCTCGCGACGATCGCATTTCCTTACGCGACCGAGCTTACCGGTGAGCCGCTCGCCGGCGCCTCGGCGTTCACCGCGTTCTACCTGGTAGCGACCTACTCAAGTGGATCGCGCCTGCGGCGCGCTTTCCTCGCAGGATTTCTCGCGGGGTGGGCCGTTCTGAATGACTATCCGGCGTTTCTGATTGCGGCGGCGGTGGGCATTTATGCACTGTTCAAGGTGCGGCGCCTCTCTCATCTCGCGGTATTTTCGCTCGGCGCCGCGATCACGGCCGCGATAATGCTCGGGTACAACTGGGCCGCCTTCGGCAAGCCGTTGTTCTTCAGCTACCAGGCATATTCAATGCCGGGTAATAGTCAGTTTCCGGAGCAGGCGGTCGGCTTCGTCGGTCTGACGTATCCGAAGCTTCCGATCCTCTGGAATATACTTGCCGATCCGCAGCGAGGACTGTTTTTCTGCAACCCGGTTTTGATCCTGGCGATTCCAGGCGCGATCTATTTCGCGCGCGCGCGGAAATTTCGCGCCGAACTGGTGGTGATGAGTTTCGCGATCGCGTCGATGATTCTCTTCAACGCTTCTTATGGCGCTTCGATCGTGTCGTGGGGCGGCGGCACGGCGACCGGCCCGCGCCAGATCATCGCAATCGTACCGTTTATGATTTTGCCGATCGCACTTCTGCCTGCCGCATGCGATTGGCTGATCGGGGCACTTGGCACATTTTCCGCGTGGCTGATGCTGATGGCGACGGCGACCAATCCGCACTTTCCATACGAGTACGACAATCCGGTGTGGGACTTCGCCTGGCAGCTCTACCTGCGTGGCGACTTTGCCATGAATCGCGATGCATTCTTTGGCGGCGGAAATGTCGCGGGCGATACTGTGGCGTTCAATCTTGGCAAGATTCTGCATCTGCCGCGGCCGCTGCAACTCTGGCCGCTGGCTGGAATCTGGATTCTCGGCGCGCAGGAGTTGCTCGAAGTTTCGCGCGCGAGCGCGCGGTTGGCCGCACCGCGCATGACGTCGGCCGCGATCGTTCTGATGATCGCCGCGATGTTCATTCCGTCGCTCAGCGGATGGTTCTCGAAATCGGCGTTGGTGAATCGATCACATGGCCTGCTGGGCCGCTACTACTATGGCGACCAGGCTGCGCAGGAATCTCCACGCTTCGTAAGAATCGATCGCGAGATCGATTTCGACAATATCGCAGAGATGGGCGCCGTGCCGTTTCCCTCGGTCGCCGTGTGGACCGGGAGTCTGGTAGTGCCGCGCAGCGGGTTGTATGGGTTCGTGATCGAGATGGATGACTCGGGCTGGCTGAAGATAGACGACAAGTACGTGATTCGCGATCCCGGCAATATCAGCGTTCCGCGGGCCGAAGGACGGGTCTTGCTGTTTGCGGGACTGCATCGAATCGAAGTAGGCGAGCGCAATATCGCCGGCGGATCATACGCTCATCTCAAGTGGGTTCCGCCGGGAGGCGATCCCAACTGGCCAACCGTCGTGCCGGGCGACTTGCTGCTCCCCGATCGCCCTTCTTGATACCTCACTGAACCAATCCGAGGGTTGCGACAGTCTGTCAGCTTTCTGTCGCTTTCGCCGAAATTCCGACACTCATTGCTATGTCGAGCCAGTGACGCCTTTGGCGACAATTGGCCAGCGTCGTTGATGCAGTTGGAATCAACTTTGTCCGCTTTAGATGCGCCGTTCGATGCGATCTCGATGGCACGCTCCTTGTACCACAGCACCCGTAAGCATTTCGCGAGGAAGGTTGGGAGAGCAATGGCAGAAGTGCAGCGGGGCGCAACGGCAGAAGGGCATGAGGGCAGCGGAAGCGAGGTTCCACCTCCGGTGGGAACGACGTTTCT carries:
- a CDS encoding PA14 domain-containing protein — translated: MSAHGERQRRIESAIFLVPFISYAYFYQGADQSVACRFDLARAMLEQHRLFIDGYCGYNTADIISFAGHYYSVKAPGAAFTALIPWALFSNILLPLFWKNEPIYWAFTTYLTTLFTSGLATAAVGVVIYRFARFLGATEGRGAGVAILFGLATIAFPYATELTGEPLAGASAFTAFYLVATYSSGSRLRRAFLAGFLAGWAVLNDYPAFLIAAAVGIYALFKVRRLSHLAVFSLGAAITAAIMLGYNWAAFGKPLFFSYQAYSMPGNSQFPEQAVGFVGLTYPKLPILWNILADPQRGLFFCNPVLILAIPGAIYFARARKFRAELVVMSFAIASMILFNASYGASIVSWGGGTATGPRQIIAIVPFMILPIALLPAACDWLIGALGTFSAWLMLMATATNPHFPYEYDNPVWDFAWQLYLRGDFAMNRDAFFGGGNVAGDTVAFNLGKILHLPRPLQLWPLAGIWILGAQELLEVSRASARLAAPRMTSAAIVLMIAAMFIPSLSGWFSKSALVNRSHGLLGRYYYGDQAAQESPRFVRIDREIDFDNIAEMGAVPFPSVAVWTGSLVVPRSGLYGFVIEMDDSGWLKIDDKYVIRDPGNISVPRAEGRVLLFAGLHRIEVGERNIAGGSYAHLKWVPPGGDPNWPTVVPGDLLLPDRPS